The window CGCATCTGCACCGCCCGCTCCTAGACATGCTGGCGGCCGTGCGCGGCGAGCTGGCCGCCGGGACGCCCCGGCCTGGCTGACCGGGCAGGCGCTCGTGGTGGACCGGGGGGGGCGCTTGTGATACCCGAGCGGCCCGCGGCCCCCGTGGTGAAATGGATATCACACAGGCCTCCGGAGCCTGGGGTAGAGGTTCGATTCCTCTCGGGGGCGCTCGCGGACCCGGTCGAAAGGCGCGCAAGTGCTTGCTTAGCCAGCAGTGTTTGTCTACATTCAACAGGCTGGATCCGACTCTGCCTGGCCGGGGCGTCTGGGCGGGAGGAGGGGTGATGGAACTTCCCAAGTGCCAGAAATGTAACAACGGAACCCTGATTCCGCTGTCCGACTACGGCCAGGAGGGCGCCTCGGTGATCTTCAAGGCGTGGGCGTGCACCAATCCCGAGTGCGGCTTCTCGCTGCGCGTCGACAAGGGTGAGGTCACCTACGGGAAGAAGATCGAGCACAAGCACTGAGCAGCAGCCCTGAGTGATTACGAGGAAGGCCGTCCGACGTGCCGTTCTCCTTTTGCCCGCTGTTCCCGCGCGCATCACTCGCGCGGGAACGGCGCTTCCTTGAGGAGCCGCTGGAGCGCCTTGAACTCGGCGCTCTCGGCCGTGCGGACGAGCTCCAGGAGTGCCTGCTCGCTCGAGGTGGGCAGCATGCCGGCCGCCTCCATCTTCTCCCACGCCGGTTCCACGTCGGCGAGGCGACGAGACGCCGTCGCATCCCGCGCCACCTGCACCTGATAGCCGAGCATGAGGAGGTCGTGCACCGTCTGGTTGACGCAGGCATGCGTCTCTATGCCGGCGACCAGCACCTGTCTCCGGCCGGTCGCCGCGAGCCGCTCGGTGAAGGTGGCCGCGCCGCAGCAGCTCATGCTCATCTTCTCGATCACCTGGAGACCCGGGGGAAAACGCCCCGCCACCTCCGGCGCGGTGTGGCCGAGGCCGCGCGGGTACTGCTCCGTCACCACGAGGGGCACGCCGAGGATTGCCGAGCCCTCGACGAGGAGCCGGCACGCCACGACTACACGCTGCCACGCCTGCAGCGCCGTCCGGTAGCCCTCCTGAAGGTCGATCACCACGAGGACGGCACGCTCGCGGTCGAGAAGGGCCGCGTGTCGCATGGCGCCCTCCTAGCCCAGGGTGCTCGGGCGCCGCAATCCGTCCTTTACACCCGAGGATCCCCTCGTTAGACGGGCGGTATGCGCCGACGCCTCGGAATCGTCGCCGCGCTCGCCACATGCGTCGCGGGTGCGGGAGCCGCGTCGGCCGCACGCTACGACGAGCAGCCCTTCGGGGTGCGCGCCCTCTACACGGGCGTCGCCGTGGTGGCGAACGTCACGCCCGTGGTCTCGGCGCTCTACGCCCCGCGCTGTCTCCCCGGCTACGTGGTGTGCAAGCTCACATACGCGGGGCTGAGCCTTGCTGCGGCAGCCGACCAGCTCGTGCTCTCGGGTGGCGGCGATTTGGCGCAGACGTGCGCCATCCTGCATCGCGGCTTCGCGGGCGACTGGTACCTGACTGGACGCCACGTCGCCGGCGAGGTCGAGCCCGAGCCCCTACCCGAACCGCCCGCCCCGGCACCGGGGAGCGGCGGGAGCGGATGGCAGCCGCCCCCGCTGTGAACGGGCGTTATTCAGCGATTACCTTCGCCGACTTGATGATCACGGGGTCGACCGGGACATTCTGGTGCGGCCCCTTGGTGGTGGTCTTCACCTGCTCGATCTTCTTGACCACGTCCATCCCGTCGACGACCTTCCCGAACACCGCGTAGCCAGGCTTGTCCTTCTCCCCGTTGAGGGACCCGTTGTCCTTCACGTTGATGAAGAACTGTGAGGTTGCGCTGTTGGGGACGTTGGTACGCGCCATGGCGACCGTGCCGGTGTCGTTCTTGAGCCCGTTGTCCGACTCGTTCTTGATCGGCGGCTTCTGCCCCTCGCGCTTCTCCTGCATGTCGGCCGTCAAGCCGCCGCCCTGGATCATGAAGCCCGAGATGACGCGGTGGAAGATCGTGCCGTCGTAGTAGCCGGCCTTGACGTAGTCGAGGAAGTTCTTGACCGTGACCGGCGCCTTGTCGGGAGAGAGCTCCACCTTGATGTCACCCATCGACGTCGACAGCAGCACCATCGGTTTTCCTTTCCCGGCCGCCGTCGCGGCCCCCGCGAGACCGAGCCCCAGAGCGAGCACACCCACCAGCGCCGAGCGCCAAGCCGTCATCGCTGTCGTCCCCTTCCGTGAACGTGAGGATTGTCCCGCTTCTCTTTCCATACGCCCCACGCTCCCGCAAGGGCGGCTCAGAGTTCGTGCTGCCCCATCGGGATCGTGACGGTGGGGACGGTGCGCGCGAGATCGCCCCGCACCTCGACGCAGCGCCGGTTGTAGACGCCGGTCACCAGGCGCCGCCAGCGCACCTCCGCGTTCGCCACCACGTTGGCTTCGGCGTCGAGCGCCAGCACCTGCGCCAGGGCCTCGCGCAGGTCGGGCTCGCCGGCAGCGAGCGGCAGGCCCGCGAGCGAGGCGCGGCAGGAGCGCCCGCTCACCCCGGGGCGTAGGAGCTTGAGACCCCTGCCCTCCGCCTGGGGAGCGAGGATGCCCACGCTGCCGAGCGACGCGCTGCAGCCCACGAGCGCAGCGGCGGCGAGAGCGCCGAGACGGGTCATCCGAGCGCGCCGGCGTCCTTGCCGCCGGAGGTTGGTCAGGAACACGGCGCTCCGTCGGACGAGCGCGTGCGCCAGCTCGCGCCCCGCGGGCCGGCGGAGGTCGAGGGTCACGCTGCGTTTGCCGCGGTTGTCGAGCTGGAACGCGGCAGAGGGCACCGCGACCCAGATGCCGAGCTCGAGCACGCGCACGCCGTCGAGGACTCCGGCCACGGCGGCCGACCCTGCCATGGGCACGCGGCTCTCTGCAAACCCGCTCGGGCGTGGTAGACGGCGGGCATGGCCGAGGACGTCCGGGGGCTCGGGCCGACGTCGCACTACTTCTACTCGCAGCGCCTGAAGCTCCACTACGTCGACTGGGGAAACGCGGAGAAGCCGCCCCTCCTCCTCCTGCACGGCGGGCGCGATCACTGCCGCAGCTGGGACTGGGTGGCGGCCGACCTGCGGCGGAGCTTCCACATCATCGCCCCCGACCTGCGCGGCCACGGCGACTCCGCCTGGGCAGTGGGCAGCACCTACTCCATGATCGACTACGTGCTCGACGTCACCGCACTCATGAAGACGCTCGACCTCTTCCCGATCACCGTCATGGGCCACTCCCTCGGTGCGGGTGTCGCACTCCAGTACGCCGGCATCTACCCCGACCGCGCCGCCCGCCTGGTGGCGATCGAGGGCCTCGGGCCTCCGGCGGGCCTGACCAAGCCGCCCTCGGCAGCGGCGCGCATGCTGCAATGGGTGCGCGAGATGCAGGCGCTCGCTCGGCGGCACCCGAAGCCGTACGCCACGCTCGAGGAGGCGATCGCCCGCATGCGCGAGGCCAACCCGCATCTCAGCGAGGAGCAAGCGCGGCATCTCACCCTGAGCGGCGTCATCCGGCACGAGGACGGCACCTACGCGTGGAAGTTCGACAACTTCGTACGCGCCGTCTCGCCCTACCTCTTCAACGTCGACGAGGCGCGCGAGATCTGGAGCCACATCACCTGCCCGGTGCTGCTCGTGCGCGGCAGCGAGTCCTGGGCGCCCGACCCGGAGGTCGAAGGGCACGCCGCCGCGTTCCGCCATCCGCGGATCATGACCGTCCAGGGGGCCGGACACTGGGTCCACCACGACCAGCTCACCGCGTTCCTGCGCGGGGTGCGCCAGTTCCTCGAGGCGCCGTGAGCGGGCGCGTCCGCAGGGCGCTCGTCCTGGGCGTCCTCGTCGCCGGCTGCGGCGTGTCGCCCGACACGACCCGCGTCGAGCTGCGGGGGTATCTGGCCCGGACCAGGAGCTGGGCGCCGGCCGAGGCCGAGGCCAACAGCGCCATCAAGCGCATCCTCGCCACACAGTTCGTGGACGAGGCGGAGATCCGCCGGCAGATCGTCGACAGCCGACCCCGCATCCTGACTCACCTGGAGCACCTGCGCGGCTACGCGCCGCGCTCGAAGGACATCGCCCGCATCCACGCCCGCTACATCGCGGCCTGGGAGACGCTCCTCGGCGGCTACGACGCCATCGAGGAGGGCTTCTCGAGCGGCGACTACGCCAAGCTGGCGCGCGGCCGCGAGGCGATGGAGGCGTGGCGGAGGGAGATCGAGGCGGTGGCTCGCGAGCTGCGCGAGCTGATGGAGCACTTCGGGATCGAGAGGCCGGGCGCGCTGGAGAGCCGATCGCGCGCGGGCGTGCTCCGGCGCTCCACGCAGAGGACGAAGTCGAGCGCCCGGCCCGCCGCCACCGCTTGATATTTCTCCCAGAAGGCGCGATCGATCGCGCGCAGTGCGCGCGAGATGCGCGCCAGCCGATAGCGGCGGTAGGCGTCGGGCCCGCCATTGTACGCGGCGTAGGTGGCGCGGGCGGCATTCTCGAGGCGCCCGTTCGCCTCGCGGGCGCCGTAGCGCGCGAGGAGATGCGCCAGGATCTCGGCACCCGCCCCGGCGTTGTAGGCGACGTCCCACTCGAGCCGGGCCGGGTCGAAGAACCCGCGCCACACGCGCCGGTTCACCTGCATGATGCCGACGTCGCCGCTCCTCGAGAGGAGGTAGGTGACCTTCCCGTCCTGCTCCACGAACTGCCGCCAGCAGCTCTCCTGCCAGGCGACCGCCGGGACGAGCACGCCGTAGAGGTGCGCGAACCGCTCCTCCACGGCGTTCGCCCTCGCGGTCCTGCCGGCCACGAGGGCGAGCAGCCGGCCGACCGCGTCGCGGTAGGCGGGGAGCTCGTCTGCCGCGGGCAGCCAGCGGTCGAGCCTGCGCGCGAGCGTGCCCATCTCGTCCGGCGGCGGCCCCGCCCAGGCGGCCCGCGGCCCGAGCCAGGTGTAGGCGAGTGGGTCGCCGGCGTAGGTCGGGTCGAGCACGCGCGCGAAGCGCCGGAGCCCGTCGGTCGAGATCTCCAGCCCGAGCGACGGTGCCGCAGCATCGAGCGCCGCGAGCGCGTCGCCCGCAGCGACGAAGCTCGCATAGCGGAGCAGTCGGTCCTGCGGCCCACCGTGAGCGGCGCTCTCGCGCACGATGCCCCGTAACCGCTCCCACGCGTCGAGGAACAGTTGCCGTACCGGGTCGACGCCCGCCACCGGACCTCCGACGAGCGCGTCGAGCACGCGGTGCCGGCTCGCGATCAGGAGATCGAAGAGCTCGTCGCGCAGGCCGGGGTCGGCATCGGCGGCGCCCAGGTCCTTCACGACGAACACGAGGAAGCCGTCCCAGCTCTCGACCAGCCGCTGCCAGCGCGCCAGCTCCGGCGGGGCGAGCGGCGGCTCGGGCGGCGACGCGGTCGCGTCGCCGGGCGGCAGCTGGAGCGCGACGCGCACCTTGATCCCGTCGTCGTCCACCGAGACGCCGAGGGGATGGAGTGTGGCCAAAGCCTCCAGCACCGGGCGGGCCCGCGCCGGCTCGACCGACGCGCGGAGGAGGCCCCGCGCCTCCTCGACCGGCGGCGCCAGGTCGAACGTGAAGCTCGCCAGCTCGCTCTCGAAGCGATCCTTGACCAAGTCCCAGAGCCGGCTCGCCACGAGGGTGCGCCCGCCGGCCGCGTCGTAGAGCTGCGAATCGAGGTCGCGGAGGCGGAGCCGCCAATCGTCGCCCATCTCGGGTCGCGCCAGCGACTCGACCCTGCCGCTCCACGCCAGCCGGGCGAAGCAGAAGCCGAGGAAGCGGACGCCGAGATGAGCCCTGCCCTGCGCGCTCACGCGCATGCGGCCCGCCACCGCCCCGACGCGCAGGTCGCGCAACACGAGCGAGCGACAGCCGCCACGCGAGCCCCAGAGGACGGAGCTGCCGTCGGGCTCCTCGCCCAGCTGACGGGCGAGGGTCGC of the Deltaproteobacteria bacterium genome contains:
- a CDS encoding isochorismatase family protein — its product is MRHAALLDRERAVLVVIDLQEGYRTALQAWQRVVVACRLLVEGSAILGVPLVVTEQYPRGLGHTAPEVAGRFPPGLQVIEKMSMSCCGAATFTERLAATGRRQVLVAGIETHACVNQTVHDLLMLGYQVQVARDATASRRLADVEPAWEKMEAAGMLPTSSEQALLELVRTAESAEFKALQRLLKEAPFPRE
- a CDS encoding peptidyl-prolyl cis-trans isomerase, with the protein product MVLLSTSMGDIKVELSPDKAPVTVKNFLDYVKAGYYDGTIFHRVISGFMIQGGGLTADMQEKREGQKPPIKNESDNGLKNDTGTVAMARTNVPNSATSQFFINVKDNGSLNGEKDKPGYAVFGKVVDGMDVVKKIEQVKTTTKGPHQNVPVDPVIIKSAKVIAE
- a CDS encoding alpha/beta hydrolase; the encoded protein is MAEDVRGLGPTSHYFYSQRLKLHYVDWGNAEKPPLLLLHGGRDHCRSWDWVAADLRRSFHIIAPDLRGHGDSAWAVGSTYSMIDYVLDVTALMKTLDLFPITVMGHSLGAGVALQYAGIYPDRAARLVAIEGLGPPAGLTKPPSAAARMLQWVREMQALARRHPKPYATLEEAIARMREANPHLSEEQARHLTLSGVIRHEDGTYAWKFDNFVRAVSPYLFNVDEAREIWSHITCPVLLVRGSESWAPDPEVEGHAAAFRHPRIMTVQGAGHWVHHDQLTAFLRGVRQFLEAP